Part of the Octopus bimaculoides isolate UCB-OBI-ISO-001 chromosome 18, ASM119413v2, whole genome shotgun sequence genome is shown below.
catcggtctctttttccgaacccctaagttacaggggcgtaaacacagcACCATCGGATGTCAAAAGATGTTAGGGGGGTACAGACAgggtcacacaaacatacacacacacgcgcgcaaacacacgcacacacacagacacacacacacacacatatatatatatatatatatatatatatatatatatatatatatatataNNNNNNNNNNNNNNNNNNNNNNNNNNNNNNNNNNNNNNNNNNNNNNNNNNNNNNNNNNNNNNNNNNNNNNNNNNNNNNNNNNNNNNNNNNNNNNNNNNNNNNNNNNNNNNNNNNNNNNNNNNNNNNNNNNNNNNNNNNNNNNNNNNNNNNNNNNNNNNNNNNNNNNNNNNNNNNNNNNNNNNNNNNNNNNNNNNNNNNNNNNNNNNNNNNNNNNNNNNNNNNNNNNNNNNNNNNNNNNNNNNNNNNNNNNNNNNNNNNNNNNNNNNNNNNNNNNNNNNNNNNNNNNNNNNNNNNNNNNNNNNNNNNNNNNNNNNNNNNNNNNNNNNNNNNNNNNNNNNNNNNNNNNNNNNNNNNNNNNNNNNNNNNNNNNNNNNNNNNNNNNNNNNNNNNNNNNNNNNNNNNNNNNNNNNNNNNNNNATATATGTTTTTACGTGTCATTATTAGGTTCAAGCGATGGAAGCATATCTGAGAGTATTTCTTAGCACATTTAGTGCTCACATTGCATATCAAAACGAAAATAGGTCGATAAGATAAAAGACAAacgagcgaaagagagagaggggggagaggggagagagaaagagagagaggaggagagagagagaaagagagagatagagaggaagtgagagagagagagaaatatagagagagaaagagagagagagggagggagagagagaaagggagagagagaaagagagagagagaaagagagagagNNNNNNNNNNagagagaaagatagagagagagaaatatagagagagaaagagagagagagggagggagagagagaaagggagagagagaaagagagagagagaaagagagagagagagaaagagagagggagagagaaagagagagaaactgatgCAACGCTGGAATTAGTCTAACCTGGGCGTAGGTTCACAGTTTTTCAGGCAAGGTGTAAATTGTTTACACCACTCGTACTTCTTGACAGGTAATTATTTTGTCGGCACCAAAAGTTTGCGAAGACAAATTCGATGAAGATAGAATTTGAAATCTGACGTAATGTAGGTCTAAAGGAAGCTAAGTTGTGTGCCCGGCATAcgaatgattctgcaagctcgcgtACGAATTGTTCCTTCGCACATGAGCGTAAGTTAAATGTCAGTTACGAATATCCATAAAAACGTACTAGAAAACAATCTCTGCGAACTACCACTAATTACGGACAGGGAAGTTTATAATTAGTGTAGAACGATATTGATTTGTCTATCCTTCTATTTACAACCAAGTGCCATATGTACTGCATTGAAACTTGAAAATGATCTAAGGATTTGGGAAAGCCACATTATAATGGCTTCGTCATTCTGTTCAGAAAGTACTTTCCAAGTGTCTTTTATTCAGTACACAAAAACAGGCAAGACATAACACTgtaatttctaatttatagatgAATTAGTCAATGGAAAAATACCAATGTGTATTTTAAATACAACCCGATGCAAACATCTAAAGCAGAAGGATGTGGAGGGGACGGAAGACATTTgcctgtatgtataataatataataattatgcaaagaaaaaaaaaatatatatatatggctcgtTCTCCTGCTCTCATCCATCTCCACCATCCTCTCCAACACCACCTTCCTCACAGGCTCCCATCATAGTCCTTATCATATCATTGACCCCTTTACCTACACTCCTAGCAACATCATTTACTGCATCCCATgctctttgggttttttttctctgtacGTCGCGTGGCCATCCGGTTCACGGAGCACCTCCAAAACATTAGACTTCCCAATGGctccggtctcgcgccatttccgttCTACTGGTCATTCATTACAACTGTGTTCGGATTCCTTGCACTGGGCCATCCGAACACGACCTTCGCCGTGAACAAGATTTAATCTTCGCTTTTCACTCCTTTGCGTCACATGGGTTCAAACCCCCCCCCACCCCACTCTTTATCTGACAGCAACTTCCTCTCTCCCCTCCTACCCACCTCTCCTGCCTTGCTCTGACACTACTTCCACTCTTCACTCATACCCACATTACCCCTTCATTGATAGCCCTCCATCCCCATCCTACCCTCACACNNNNNNNNNNNNNNNNNNNNNNNNNNNNNNNNNNNNNNNNNNNNNNNNNNNNNNNNNNNNNNNNNNNNNNNNNNNNNNNNNNNNNNNNNNNNNNNNNNNNNNNNNNNNNNNNNNNNNNNNNNNNNNNNNNNNNNNNNNNNNNNNNNNNNNNNNNNNNNNNNNNNNNNNNNNNNNNNNNNNNNNNNNNNNNNNNNNNNNNNNNNNNNNNNNNNNNNNNNNNNNNNNNNNNNNNNNNNNNNNNNNNNNNNNNNNNNNNNNNNNNNNNNNNNNNNNNNNNNNNNNNNNNNNNNNNNNNNNNNNNNNNNNNNNNNNNNNNNNNNNNNNNNNNNNNNNNNNNNNNNNNNNNNNNNNNNNNNNNNNNNNNNNNNNNNNNNNNNNNNNNNNNNNNNNNNNNNNNNNNNNNNNNNNNNNNNNNNNNNNNNNNNNNNNNNNNNNNNNNNNNNNNNNNNNNNNNNNNNNNNNNNNNNNNNNNNNNNNNNNNNNNNNNNNNNNNNNNNNNNNNNNNNNNNNNNNNNNNNNNNNNNNNNNNNNNNNNNNNNNNNNNNNNNNNNNNNNNNNNNNNNNNNNNNNNNNNNNNNNNNNNNNNNNNNNNNNNNNNNNNNNNNNNNNNNNNNNNNNNNNNNNNNNNNNNNNNNNNNNNNNNNNNNNNNNNNNNNNNNNNNNNNNNNNNNNNNNNNNNNNNNNNNNNNNNNNNNNNNNNNNNNNNNNNNNNNNNNNNNNNNNNNNNNNNNNNNNNNNNNNNNNNNNNNNNNNNNNNNNNNNNNNNNNNNNNNNNNNNNNNNNNNNNNNNNNNNNNNNNNNNNNNNNNNNNNNNNNNNNNNNNNNNNNNNNNNNNNNNNNNNNNNNNNNNNNNNNNNNNNNNNNNNNNNNNNNNNNNNNNNNNNNNNNNNNNNNNNNNNNNNNNNNNNNNNNNNNNNNNNNNNNNNNNNNNNNNNNNNNNNNNNNNNNNNNNNNNNNNNNNNNNNNNNNNNNNNNNNNNNNNNNNNNNNNNNNNNNNNNNNNNNNNNNNNNNNNNNNNNNNNNNNNNNNNNNNNNNNNNNNNNNNNNNNNNNNNNNNNNNNNNNNNNNNNNNNNNNNNNNNNNNNNNNNNNNNNNNNNNNNNNNNNNNNNNNNNNNNNNNNNNNNNNNNNNNNNNNNNNNNNNNNNNNNNNNNNNNNNNNNNNNNNNNNNNNNNNNNNNNNNNNNNNNNNNNNNNNNNNNNNNNNNNNNgtgcataggtttggcttattgtggttgtttctgttattataattgttgctgcaataaagtatcttcaatgcattgattttgagctctatcctttaagagacatgtatacatatatatatacaaaaactcaactctgagctttttgctaagactgttaacagatactatatattttgtaaaatttgttttataaaagtatatatttaatatatatatatatatatatatatatatatatatatatacgacgggcttctttcagtttctgtctaccaaatcctctcgcaatgctttggtcggcccaagacacttgctcaaggtgctgcgcagtgggactgaagccggaaccatgtggttggtatatcatatatagtatatatatacttctaatataacgatagaattttattaaaatgttttctcaGTGGACACCATATGAACAATACCTTTTAAAGGGAAAATTATATAACTACAATTTAAGGCAAAAATCATTATTTGCCAAAATAGTTAGAAATATACTCTAAATTTTCTAGACGATTTAGTGACCCTGTTTTGGAAGTTAAACGCATCCACTTCGATGATGCATGTTAAactttcagaaacacacaaaatagaTTGTTTAAAGATTGATAAAGATTGATAAACATTTATTGTGTGTATTATCGGTACGTTCGTAACTTCGTCCTTTCTCTGACAACGTTATAGTGAACAgtttcaataatatatgtatttggttgtcgttatttttttctaattcgaTTTAATTTAATGACGATTTTTCTGGTTTACAGGAAGTACGATGAATTCCTTAAATGCGTTTTTTTAGGTGTCGACTACTGTCATGACTATTATAGATTTTTCCATTCATGTGCCGTAAGTTGTCTACTATTTTACTTTTGTTGGGAGACGAGTACGACATAAAGCTAATCAATACAGAATATATCATATTTCTAccttttgttgatttttctttcgaTTCAGACTGGCCTTTGACAAAAGAAATGCCACACTTTGATGGTGGAAGCATCGGAGATGTTGAACAACATGGGCTTTCATATTGCAACTTTTttcaatattactattatatttatttgcCAATAAGTACCAAACATCGAAAGAAAGAGTTGGTCAAACTAAtgatgtgtatgttatatattctaAACGCATTATTATTCTAGCGAATGAAGGATCTGAAAAGTATAATTCATTAACAAACAATGATCATCCTTGTGGCATACTTgatagattttataaaataacctAATGATATTTTAACATCTGCGTCCTTTGaatttgaaatctattttcaCTGAGCTTAAACAAACATGTTTAATGCCATAGTTGACATTCAACCACCAGCATTCTCAGGACACTTTTTTCCATCTAACATAAACCTTAGGTCTTTGGATGATACTCGGTCGGAACATGGAAtgaaatgcaaataataataataataataataataataataataataataataataataataataataataataaatgcccggatgcagtaattatgcccggatgcagtaccaggcagtggctctcatggcttctgatcttaactgattggaagtgttatcatgtacattgttttgtcttggtataaaagatgggctacagcaaatattctgcttaataccacagatttgcttgtcagttgtttgaccttaaccagttgagcatgtcccttagtggctgatgatatgtgcatctctgatcatgagcataagttgtgggggagcatcatagccatgtgttgagaggaattatttggggtttgaataattcaactttggaaacatgggtgttttgctcaacatcgttaaacaaaccttattcagggaccttttgagcgggatgggttactcgacctgaagaaaattctaactgggccccacctgcaaggtcatgcgctgtttatcttgatatgagatcaccatgtcgcatacatatggttgtgatgcatgtgcctggtgtacccttatcagacgggtagtcatgatgggtatattgggcttcgtatattttaccccagtgtcactttgatggcatgcactgctctcttactcaataataataataataatagtaataataataataataataataataataataataataataataataataataataataataataataataggagaaaTAGGTGGAAAACcgagtttagtacagctgcagaagaCAAGGCAATTACGGACAGCTAggataattttcttttccaacagtctaatctgttgagtgtataataataccaacaacaataataataataataataataataataataataataataataataataataataactacaacaacaacaacaataataataaaaaaataataataaaaataatagtaccaCCCTACTAATGAGCTTGAAGGAGTATTACGtatgtgaaagcattcagtgatgatattGGGATGGAATTTGTTATTGAAAATGTGGTAGCCaactttccagaaagggaaactgAACACATCGCATTCAGCAGCAGTGTTGGAGTCATGAACGTACTCGAGTAGGAAGAAACTTACAGTCATCTTGGAATAAATGAGGGCTCTGGCATTCAACATGCAAGTATGAATGAGAAGAGTTCGTGTCAGTATTTTCCACATGAAGTGGCAAGCCGAATATCGGCATGCAATTGCCTACCCTATTGTCTTTTTCGATGTTTTCAAGCACAGCATTGTCCCAAccattgtcaaaaaaaaaatctagcatAACCTGGTTGGCATTTAACAAGGAGTTGGGTTATGCATCTATTCGGGCACGACATTCaacaaatcttttgatccagcaGCCTTGAACTCCGTCTTGTTCTGGGACCACATTTGCTCACTTTTTTGTAATCCTCTTGTCCCTCCCCACAATATGTCAGACTTTCTACCTTTAGcagaaagtattattttcattcgTAATATATGTATCATTAATGTTACTTCTGCTAATTAATATTATCCTTTTTTAACTATtgagtgtatattcatacattcattcatatactaCGTAGCACTGTATGATTTCATGAGAAACCGAATTTACTCACTtgaattatattattcattaGTCAGAAAGTGTATATTATTAgcaatgttataatattatatggcgAAATCCATAAACTCATAAAGTTATATTTAAGAAACTATAATATATAcgatttttgtttttagaatttatattataaatatcttaCCTCTTTCATTTTAGCGAAAGATACTAATCGAGCAAGAGAGAAGACTTAAGGTACGTGATGTCATCGCATCGACTGAAAAATCATTTCAACTGCAgtgcaaatataatattttaatttacacCAGCATAGATATTTTAACATAActactttactttgttatatagtAAACTGAATAACAGTGTTAAATTGATTTGtcaaatttgttaaatatttgataaacgaCTTAATAACATTCCTAATGCAATATGacaacataaatatatcagtTATTAACTGTAGCAACAAGGTAGCGAGTTGGCAGAGTCATTTatgcgctggacaaaatgttaagcGGTGTTTAgtctctctgagttcaaataccaccgaggtcaactttcgaTTTCACCTTTTCCGGGAAAAAaaattgggtcgatgtaatcaactagttcctaTCCCGAGGTTTgagtccttgtgcctttagcagaaagggcTATTTATTTCACTAATACCTTAATTATTTgcgggtctataaaataagtcccagctAAAACCtagcgtcgatataatcgactaactcccttcATCGATATCCCTGGCCTTCAGCAAAAATTCGACAAGCTGTTGGCATCGCTTTTAGTGTCCAGTTTCTTGTTCAAGGTCATCACTTTCCTAGTTTGTCTCTCTAATTTCTCTGTGCTATATTGAATTAAAAAGACAACCCATCTATTCATTGTTCTTGTCCTATTCTTTCCATTAAGTCTACCAACTATAAATAACTTGGTCATCCTTAAGTATTCTCGCCTAAAGTAAATGAAAAGTATATCACACTTATTAATCATCAAGTTCATCCTCAGATCTGAACGAAGTATATTCGATGTCTAAATACAGGAATTTATTTCACGTTCAGTCTTGCAGAAAATCATGCAGTTAAATCAACGTTTTCATTACATTTGAAACTGAGTCATGATGCCACATTCTCTGATATCTATGTGGGTGAGATCACACTTATCACGAACAGATTATTCCCCTCAACTGTCACTGTCCAGATACTAAACTTCACTACAAACTCTCCAGATAATGTTACATCTGTGTTACATGTTCTCATCGATcttctgaaaaaaattaatactcTCAGTAGGTATCTGTATCAAATAAAGTCTTTATACAATCCAGAAAGTGGACTGTGGTATGTTATAAGCGTTCGTATAGTTCATCCATGCTTTCCCatatcaatatgtattttttttctagcTCTTCATTCTATCTATTAGTGTCGATACCTTGTCCCTCGGTGTCTAATCCTGCAGCATCTCTATTCACAACGGGGTTAGACAAGAACTGTATGTCGATGAACACATTGCCTTTCATAAATCGGGTGGGGGGGATCAATAGAAGAAGTAAGATTTCTGTGTGGGTTTCAATTTcacctcccttgaaattgctgaatTTATACAAACATTTCACACAAAAAAACCTTAAGGCAATGGCGGGCAGAATTATTAACACTCCGTACCAAACAGTTAGGGTCATCTTGTACTTTTTTATGAACTAAGTCCAAATACTACCGATGGCGACTctgcctctcatcttttcgggatcggcAAAAAGTGCAGTCTCTGCTCACAATATTAAAGGCTCTGTGCCTATAGCAGGAATGAATATTATTGTAATCgatattatctttatcattaatgTTACCTCTGACAATTGACATTATGCTTTTTTTACCATTGATTTATATTGAgtcatttatcaatatattaaacATTACATTGTGAACTCATGAGACAACGAATTTGCACCTTTGAATTACATTATCCTTCATCAGAGGGTGGATGTTACTAGcaatgttttgatattatttgaCGAAATCCAGGTCAAACTCaaaaagttatattttttaacacatattaaaTAGAATTTTAGTTTTCGGATTTATACTTTAAGGatatttcctctttcattttaGGAAAGGCTCAGAAATGGTTCCAGTTCCCAAAATAAGGTACGTGATGTCATCGCATCTACTGAATACTCATTTGAACTGCAATATGAACATACTACTTTAATTTACACTAGCATAAAAAAACATATTGTAAGGTAACCGCTTTGCTATATTACATTGTAAAGAGAATATCAGTGTCATatagatttattatatttttgaaatatttgataaacgaGTTAATAATATTCCGAGAGCAATATGACAATAtcgataaatcaattaatacTGGTAGTAATGAGCTGGCTCTATCGTTAGCACGTTCTGGTTTGAAATTCCGCGgaagacgactttgcctttcatattctaGGATTTGATACATTAAATACAAGTCAAGTGGTGCTGGTGTCGATGTGATCaacccaaaatttcagggcttCTGCCTATATAAGAAATAGCCATTACTTGTAGCAGTAAAAGTAACTGATGATAAATCTATTATCATATCAGTCCTACAGGAAACATAATATCAATGTTGTTTACGTACATTAAAATCATTGTTTTTCgtcaaattatgaaaaatatatgcaacaaaacgTGTCATTTTCATGGAATTATCACAATATGAACATACACATTCGCCATTCAAAAACTCCCGATGTTGAAATTCCTATTCGTCATTGATTTCTGGAGAAAAGTTCGTCGCaaatgaatttcatatatatattttcttttggcaTTTATGAACATGTcccatatttgtttttctattctctttacaGATGTTGTTCACAGCAGCAGCCGTTACTGCATTTGTGGGAACATTATTAATGCATAACTAAGTAAATTGAATGCTACCACGATAATATTATCGTTGATTCTGAAAATTTGGACGATGCGCCAGTTATGCTTTCTTGAAATATGTCATTCACGAAAGAATGTgttaaaacaattaaatatatatatatttttaacttactTCTAATAAAGCCTCGAACGTTCaaaatctatttaattattttattatgttactGCATACATCGAAACACCACTCACTGTATTAGAAAACAATCTACCTAATTCAGAAGAATTGTATATACTTTGTTACACAATATAGTAATTAATATTATTCTCAATATTGGAAGTACCTGTATTTATTGGTGTGTAAATACtcagtgtatatgtgcgtactgCTTCATCTGTatttaaatacgtatatgtacataaacacctACCCatgtacagatatttatatatacatatacatatggattcAGGGActtatatactctcacacacagattTTACAGTTAGCGATTTCATAAATACAAGaggaattttcaaaataaaatatatagaaagtttctgaggatttttttttctacacatgGAGCAGGAGAgaaaaaacagaagaagaaggaagGGAGAAGAGAAGTGAACGGGAGAAAGGAAGACAGGAAAGAATGAGGGAAGAAgactgaaaaataaacagaaaaaagaatgtaTCTGGGGATGGTCTGTTATGAACAAGTAGTTATTGcttaatgaaatttcaatatttatatagatattaaaattgttttgtatttctgAAGTCAATACAAAGCattcttgtggaggcgcaatggcccagtggttagggcagcggactcgcggtcataagatcgcggtttcgattcccagaccgggcgttgtgagtgtttattgagcgaaaacacctaaagctccacgaggctccggcaggggatggtatcgaaccccgctgtactcttccaccacaactttctctcactcttacttcctgcttctgttgtgcctgtaattctaagggtcagccttgtcacactgtgtcacgctgaatatccccgagaattacgttaagggtacacgtgtctgtggagtgctcagccacttgcacgttaatttcacgagcaggctgcttcgttgatcggatcaactggaaccctcgacgtcgtaagcgacggagtgccaacacaatgACAACAAAGCATCCTACGCAAGGACAGCACGCGCCTttggaaatcgaactcatgactatatacgtacatacatacatacatacatatatgtgtgtgtgcgtgtttgtgtgtgtgtgtgtgtgtgtttgtgtgtgtatgtataaatatatacttcataataacaacaatattaatataggTCGCTACAGACCTAAATTAGCATTATATAACTATAGTATTGAAATTACATTAATCAGTGACACATTTAAGTGTCTAcccgctagaaataagagttaaaagtTCATCTGGACCACCAAAAATATTTATGGTGAAAAAACAGATTCAACAATACACGGGTCTGTGAAGGGAAAAGAgtttcttacatatttatatggcaTAAAGCTATATGTTTAATGGAACATTGCTATATATGGACAGGTTAATGATTTGATATAAAGATCTTACTTTATTTAGCACATTcgaacattttcaaatattttcccacTCCACCACGTTGAAATATGCTTAATTGCTTTGCCCCAAAGTGTAGACAGCCTCAGTGTCAAATCAACAGCAAAATTATTCAGACgcgaatatttatatagatattaatattcatattattatcgaAGGCAATACAAATAGTTTacaattacaataatataaaGATAGGTGGTTGCACACCTAAATCAGTATGATATAGCTATAGaattttgaatggatttggtggtcgaaaattgaaagaaactcgtTGTAAATACATACATNNNNNNNNNNNNNNNNNNNNNNNNNNNNNNNNNNNNNNNNNNNNNNNNNNNNNNNNNNNNNNNNNNNNNNNNNNNNNNNNNNNNNNNNNNNNNNNNNNNNNNNNNNNNNNNNNNNNNNNNNNNNNNNNNNNNNNNNNNNNNNNNNNNNNNNNNNNNNNNNNNNNNNNNNNNNNNNNNNNNNNNtatatatatatatatatatttatgtatttatgcatgtatttgtgtgtctgtatttgccaccACAACATCGTTTGACGCCAATATGGGTGTGATCACATCCGCATAAGCAATattttcggcaaaagagaacgataaaataagtaattggATTACACAGAATAATTCCTGCAATCGATGTGTTCGACG
Proteins encoded:
- the LOC128249830 gene encoding uncharacterized protein LOC128249830, coding for MRNLILLIFAFHIDELVNGKIPMCILNTTRCKHLKQKDVEGTEDICLKYDEFLKCVFLGVDYCHDYYRFFHSCARKILIEQERRLKERLRNGSSSQNKMLFTAAAVTAFVGTLLMHN